From the genome of Muricauda sp. SCSIO 64092, one region includes:
- a CDS encoding ribonucleoside-diphosphate reductase subunit alpha, with protein sequence MEKSTHTQHAELTKGNTTQTLVNARKEALSNLKPEKDAEGFQWLNDYSRQFLASGYLTEGISPEGRIREIADRAEQILQIPGYSDKFYNYMSEGFFSLASPVWSNFGKERGLPISCFGSHIDDDMGNILYTQSEVGMMSKLGGGTSGYFGKIRHRGAPVKNNGEASGAVHIMQLFESMVDVVSQGSVRRGRFSPYLPIDHPDIMEFLEIGTEGNPIQQLTHGVTVGNQWMQEMVDGDVEKRTVWAKVLQRRGEMGYPYVFFSDNANKGSVDVYQENQHRIYASNLCTEIMLPSNDNWSFVCVLSSINLLHYDKWKNTDAVETMVFFLDAVITEFIEKLDAYRDSSDRDDRQTFLFMERAYNFAKENRALGLGALGWHSLLQSKMLAFNSQEAYDLNSEIFKAMKDRSYKASQELAARFGEPKVLKGYGRRNATLNAIAPTTSSAFILGQVSQGIEPIWSNIYVKDIAKIKVTIKNQYLMDLLEEKDMDTPEVWKSIRDRDGSVQHLEFLTDDEKAVFKTYSEIDQLDIVYQAANRQNHIDQGQSVNIIVHPDMPTKDVNKIHVTAWKLGLKSLYYQHSMNAAQKFKQKKECASCEA encoded by the coding sequence ATGGAAAAAAGCACCCATACACAACACGCCGAACTCACAAAAGGGAATACCACCCAAACCCTGGTCAATGCCAGAAAAGAGGCCTTGTCCAATCTAAAACCGGAAAAGGACGCCGAAGGGTTCCAATGGCTCAATGACTATAGCCGACAATTTTTGGCCTCTGGTTATCTTACGGAAGGGATTTCGCCGGAAGGCCGTATCCGGGAAATTGCCGATCGTGCAGAACAAATTTTGCAGATTCCAGGCTATTCGGACAAATTTTACAACTATATGTCCGAAGGCTTCTTTTCGCTGGCCTCCCCCGTATGGTCCAATTTTGGAAAGGAACGTGGGCTTCCCATTAGCTGTTTCGGTTCCCATATTGATGATGACATGGGCAATATCCTTTACACCCAATCCGAGGTGGGCATGATGTCCAAATTGGGCGGTGGTACTTCCGGTTATTTTGGAAAGATCCGTCATCGGGGTGCCCCCGTTAAAAATAATGGTGAGGCATCCGGAGCAGTGCATATTATGCAATTGTTCGAGTCCATGGTGGATGTGGTGAGCCAGGGTTCCGTGCGCAGGGGGCGTTTCTCCCCCTATTTACCCATTGATCATCCGGACATCATGGAGTTTTTGGAAATAGGTACCGAAGGAAATCCCATTCAGCAGTTGACCCACGGAGTCACCGTTGGCAACCAATGGATGCAGGAAATGGTGGATGGCGATGTGGAAAAACGTACCGTTTGGGCCAAAGTATTGCAGCGCAGGGGAGAAATGGGCTATCCCTATGTTTTCTTCTCGGACAATGCAAACAAAGGTTCCGTGGACGTATATCAGGAAAATCAGCACCGCATTTACGCAAGTAACCTTTGTACGGAGATCATGTTACCGTCCAATGACAATTGGTCCTTTGTTTGTGTACTTTCCAGCATCAACCTCTTGCACTATGACAAATGGAAAAACACGGATGCGGTGGAAACCATGGTGTTCTTCCTGGATGCGGTAATTACTGAATTTATCGAAAAATTGGATGCGTATCGGGATTCCTCGGATAGGGACGATCGCCAAACCTTTTTATTCATGGAAAGGGCCTATAATTTTGCAAAGGAAAACAGGGCTTTAGGCTTGGGGGCCTTGGGATGGCATTCGCTTTTACAATCCAAAATGTTGGCCTTTAACAGCCAAGAGGCCTACGATTTGAACAGTGAGATCTTCAAGGCCATGAAGGACCGTTCCTACAAAGCATCCCAAGAGTTGGCGGCACGTTTTGGTGAACCAAAGGTGCTTAAAGGCTACGGAAGGCGTAACGCTACGTTGAATGCCATTGCGCCCACCACATCGTCCGCTTTTATTTTAGGGCAGGTTTCACAAGGCATTGAGCCTATTTGGTCCAACATTTATGTAAAGGATATCGCCAAAATAAAAGTGACCATTAAAAATCAATATTTAATGGATCTGTTGGAAGAAAAGGACATGGACACTCCGGAAGTTTGGAAAAGCATTCGCGACCGTGATGGCTCCGTCCAACATTTGGAATTCTTGACGGATGATGAAAAAGCGGTCTTCAAAACCTATTCCGAAATAGACCAATTGGACATTGTATACCAAGCGGCCAACAGGCAGAACCATATTGATCAGGGACAGTCCGTAAACATCATTGTGCATCCGGACATGCCAACAAAGGATGTCAATAAAATTCATGTCACCGCCTGGAAGTTGGGCCTAAAATCCCTGTACTACCAGCACAGTATGAATGCCGCACAGAAATTTAAACAGAAAAAGGAATGTGCCAGTTGTGAGGCGTAA
- a CDS encoding MBL fold metallo-hydrolase yields the protein MANIKVLVEGYARPLDKGWKASSTVCLITTEDKKIITDPGCNREALLNALHEENLKTGEIDYVFLSHRHPDHMLLAGLFEKATYITFDADLMYEKDVMFEFDATILGDDIEIVHTPGHVAEHLSLIVRTPQGKVAVAGDVIWWLDTEEQRFDLHQKDHLQSTDMDMKALVESRKTLLKNADYIIPGHGKMFKVGDNFCP from the coding sequence ATGGCCAATATCAAGGTTTTAGTCGAAGGTTATGCCAGACCACTCGACAAAGGTTGGAAAGCGAGTTCAACCGTGTGTTTGATCACCACGGAAGATAAAAAAATCATCACCGATCCCGGATGTAACCGGGAAGCATTACTTAACGCATTACATGAAGAGAACCTGAAAACAGGTGAGATTGATTATGTTTTCCTATCCCATCGCCATCCCGATCATATGCTATTGGCAGGCCTTTTTGAAAAAGCCACATACATCACCTTTGATGCCGATTTAATGTATGAAAAAGATGTGATGTTCGAATTTGATGCAACTATCCTTGGTGACGATATTGAAATTGTGCATACACCGGGACATGTAGCTGAACATCTTTCCCTAATCGTCCGTACGCCCCAGGGAAAAGTTGCGGTGGCCGGGGATGTCATTTGGTGGCTTGATACTGAAGAACAACGGTTCGATTTACACCAAAAAGACCATCTTCAGTCAACGGATATGGATATGAAGGCCTTGGTGGAAAGTAGAAAAACACTTTTAAAAAATGCCGATTACATCATTCCCGGTCATGGAAAGATGTTTAAAGTAGGGGACAATTTCTGCCCTTAA
- a CDS encoding RHS repeat domain-containing protein — translation MKKTVTTIMVSLVMALGHAQEMPDLIPPSPEATALAKYVDIPVSFYNGTPDIKVPIHTMDLEGMSIPIQLSYHAKGILVEEIASRVGLGWTLNFGGVITRQIRGSADEYIPNGVKGYLRDNFYETFFNDSITRRRIYDSVLLGEQDLYPDSFMFNFLGYSGKFIFDQRTKLPIIQHFTDLKIVPTWASGTVGEISGWEVTTPDGYTLHFGLSKNALRTARDKENIKLNLSFSDGMLSSTTGSGSFNAYTAWYLMDITGPGGKTITFTYQEERPNYCRRSYDKVNFGTNVISTYFSEVEPVQNQISEIQYDQGKIKFRATTARQDLNNAKTLDKIEITKLNDSLIKSYEFNYTYTTAPVDSNVLAALAACDTKANKRLFLNSITINDKLESATLPPYQFSYNTVPLPHRFSNAQDTWGYYNGKNNGQHLTFFDYGATTIDREVDTLKSQAGMLTKIQLPTGGSLNYEYEHNRAIPPEYFKDLLFPDTNPTVSKGAGLAKDPSRYNGTFYESEPFTIGNIVGTAQVNAMLGLVSDCGTDQLMVTCPYTAQLIGPQTNVTLINKRVDMILSPGTYVIKVTPNTGIPNDHNDIFIHPFGVSVSWKENVDDQATGTELLFTSGNRIKKTVLNDAFGGTMEKEYEYRDPQGLSSGKVFSLPAYYFKDDVVGGVVVLKRKYGARPGSPLTYEQGNHEGYEYVTEHISGANGREGKTEYQFTAFPDSGNFHTFPYHLATDNEWMRGKPVGTKYYKKESQGHILIKEIKNNYRYGGTVGSAFHLMTPPLSPSDPMGGIYEAGRTTHVATFIVFSDQDGTFDDSDEHNEFTPFYLTGGALDLYSKEEITYDGASALTERTVYAQDYDKHYQLSGTETTTNNTKRIVTKTYYPANKSELSGLSPSASAALDLLQTRRPGQAVQVEQSVLNDQDTALSKTTTRTNFLDWGGNLVLPQNVQTAKDDDNLENRIEYLDYDAQGNLLEVSRANGPTVSYIWGYNKQYPIAKIENASYTGIASALGISESTLRNYNETHLASLNGLRTNPSLQNAMITTYTYDPLVGITSMTDPRGYTTKYIYDNFNRLAHIEDADGHMIEQYNYHYKN, via the coding sequence ATGAAAAAAACAGTAACAACCATCATGGTCTCCCTGGTCATGGCTTTGGGCCACGCCCAGGAAATGCCCGATTTGATTCCCCCTTCACCAGAAGCAACGGCCTTGGCCAAATATGTGGATATCCCCGTTTCATTTTACAACGGGACACCGGATATCAAAGTGCCCATCCATACCATGGATTTGGAAGGAATGTCCATTCCCATACAGCTTAGTTACCATGCCAAGGGCATCCTGGTAGAGGAAATCGCCTCCAGGGTGGGATTGGGCTGGACCCTAAATTTTGGTGGTGTCATCACCAGACAGATCAGGGGTTCCGCAGATGAGTATATCCCCAACGGGGTCAAAGGGTATTTAAGGGACAATTTCTATGAGACCTTCTTTAATGACTCCATCACGAGACGGCGAATATACGACAGTGTCCTGTTGGGAGAACAGGATCTTTATCCGGACAGTTTTATGTTCAACTTTTTGGGGTATTCCGGTAAGTTCATCTTTGACCAGCGCACCAAACTGCCCATCATACAGCATTTTACCGATCTTAAAATAGTTCCGACATGGGCGAGCGGGACCGTGGGCGAGATCAGCGGTTGGGAGGTTACCACCCCGGATGGGTACACCCTACATTTTGGACTGTCCAAAAATGCTTTACGAACGGCAAGGGACAAAGAAAATATCAAGCTCAACCTAAGCTTTTCCGATGGTATGCTTTCCTCCACTACGGGCAGTGGTTCCTTTAATGCGTACACGGCCTGGTACCTTATGGACATTACGGGACCGGGAGGAAAGACCATAACCTTTACCTACCAGGAGGAGAGACCCAATTATTGTAGGAGAAGTTACGATAAGGTGAATTTTGGCACGAATGTCATAAGCACCTATTTCTCGGAAGTGGAACCGGTCCAAAACCAAATTTCCGAAATCCAGTATGATCAAGGGAAGATCAAATTCAGGGCAACCACCGCAAGACAAGATCTTAACAATGCCAAGACCCTGGACAAAATTGAGATTACCAAATTGAACGATTCCCTGATCAAAAGCTACGAATTCAATTATACCTACACTACGGCCCCAGTGGACTCCAATGTCCTTGCCGCATTGGCAGCCTGTGATACCAAAGCGAACAAGAGATTGTTCCTAAACTCCATAACCATCAATGATAAATTGGAGTCGGCCACGCTCCCCCCCTATCAATTCTCCTACAATACCGTACCATTGCCCCATAGGTTTTCCAATGCCCAGGACACCTGGGGGTACTACAACGGAAAGAACAATGGGCAGCACCTGACATTTTTCGATTATGGGGCCACGACAATCGATCGGGAGGTGGATACCTTGAAATCGCAAGCAGGGATGCTCACAAAGATACAATTGCCCACCGGGGGGTCCCTGAACTATGAATATGAACATAACCGAGCGATACCCCCGGAGTATTTTAAGGACCTTTTGTTTCCGGACACCAATCCCACGGTATCAAAAGGTGCAGGGCTGGCCAAGGATCCTTCGCGCTATAACGGTACGTTCTACGAATCGGAACCTTTTACCATAGGCAATATCGTTGGTACGGCGCAGGTCAATGCCATGTTGGGACTGGTAAGTGATTGTGGCACCGATCAGCTCATGGTGACCTGTCCCTACACGGCCCAGTTGATCGGCCCCCAGACCAATGTAACCCTGATCAACAAACGGGTGGACATGATCCTTTCCCCGGGCACTTATGTAATTAAGGTTACCCCGAACACCGGGATACCCAATGACCACAACGATATTTTCATACACCCTTTCGGTGTTTCCGTATCATGGAAAGAGAACGTGGACGATCAGGCCACCGGTACCGAACTGCTGTTTACCTCGGGCAATCGGATTAAAAAGACCGTACTGAATGATGCCTTTGGCGGGACCATGGAAAAGGAGTACGAATATAGAGATCCACAAGGGTTAAGCAGTGGGAAGGTGTTTTCCCTGCCCGCGTATTACTTCAAGGACGATGTTGTGGGTGGCGTAGTTGTCCTTAAAAGAAAATATGGTGCGCGTCCCGGTAGCCCCTTGACCTATGAACAAGGGAACCACGAAGGATATGAATATGTCACGGAACACATTAGTGGTGCCAATGGCAGGGAAGGGAAAACCGAATATCAGTTTACCGCATTTCCGGATTCCGGGAATTTCCATACGTTTCCTTACCATTTGGCCACGGACAATGAATGGATGAGGGGAAAACCCGTGGGGACCAAATATTATAAAAAAGAATCCCAGGGCCATATCTTGATCAAGGAAATAAAAAATAACTATCGTTATGGAGGTACCGTTGGTTCCGCATTTCACTTGATGACCCCTCCTTTGTCCCCCTCGGACCCTATGGGTGGGATATATGAGGCGGGCAGGACCACACATGTAGCTACGTTTATTGTCTTTTCCGATCAGGACGGAACATTCGATGATTCCGATGAACACAATGAGTTTACCCCCTTTTATTTGACCGGAGGTGCCTTGGACCTCTATTCCAAGGAAGAAATAACCTATGATGGTGCCTCGGCACTCACGGAGCGGACAGTGTATGCCCAGGACTACGACAAGCATTACCAGCTAAGTGGTACCGAGACGACCACAAACAATACAAAACGTATTGTCACAAAAACCTATTACCCGGCAAACAAGAGCGAGCTCAGTGGGCTGTCCCCATCGGCATCCGCAGCATTGGACCTATTGCAAACGAGAAGGCCGGGCCAGGCGGTACAAGTGGAACAATCCGTACTGAACGATCAGGATACCGCCCTTTCCAAGACCACAACACGAACCAACTTTCTGGATTGGGGGGGCAATCTTGTACTGCCCCAAAATGTACAGACGGCAAAGGACGATGACAATTTGGAAAACCGGATCGAGTATCTGGACTATGACGCCCAGGGGAATCTGCTGGAAGTCTCCAGGGCCAATGGGCCGACCGTAAGCTATATCTGGGGATACAACAAGCAATATCCCATAGCAAAAATTGAGAACGCTTCTTATACCGGCATAGCTTCTGCCCTGGGGATATCAGAGAGTACCCTTCGCAATTACAACGAGACCCATTTGGCATCCCTCAACGGTTTGCGTACAAACCCTTCACTGCAAAATGCAATGATCACCACCTATACGTATGACCCTTTGGTGGGGATCACCAGTATGACCGACCCAAGGGGGTACACCACCAAATATATCTATGACAACTTCAACAGGTTGGCACATATCGAGGATGCCGATGGGCATATGATCGAACAGTACAATTACCATTACAAAAACTGA
- a CDS encoding DUF6443 domain-containing protein, protein MKKYRHHTIILVFHILCLSGFGQPTCLSVPQNFGHAGGNRTVFISDPSCKALSAFSNVPGWLTVIRQSGNIQITCQANTGGERNASITYQSSSGMQFLWVNQNAYPATPPMPSITQNCGNTVLTRGNPTSGVTWYWQASSGGTSISNSSSSITRTSGSVYYLRPRNSAGEWGTSRTVGYSINTVPGQPSAPSVANNCGGSVLTRGNPPSGITWYWQIGSLGTSTSNSSSSVLRSSGTTYYLRARNNSSGCWGPARTVSYSIKSVPPRPSMPSVANNCGSSVLTRGTPPSGSTWYWQSSSLGTSTSNSNVSVTRSSGTIYYLRARDNGTGCWSTARPVSYSIKALPPQPSAPSVANNCGNTVLTRGAPPGGTTWYWQSNSLGTSTSNSNVSVTRSSGTVYYLRARNNSTGCWGTARTVSYSINTVPAQPSAPSVANNCGNTVLTRGTPPSGITWYWQGSASGTSTSNSNVSVTRSSGTVYYLRARNNGSGCWGTARTVSYSINAVPAQPSAPSVVNNCGSTVLTRGTPSSGTTWYWQDSASGTSTSNSNVSVTRSSGTVYYLKARNNSTGCWGTARTVGYTVNQATVWYADTDGDGFGDPLVSTIDCTPPDHVANSSDQCPDFPGTANGCGYMAPTMANANYIHVRTYHRATAVGTDPVNNNDVIERLTYYDGLGRPMQDMGLKATPKGKDVVTHMEYDDYGRVEREYLPCPATGTVGQLHSTAKSDTHSYYKTNYGEDFPTLSIPNINAYAQKEFENSPLNRVLKQAAPGQDWKLGNGHEIGFGYHVNSQSNDGVPKFEVVFAGGNPEAPTLHKLSGAYATGELYKNVTYDENHTSGTDHSTEEFVDKNGRVILKRTYNNGPHDTYYVYDDYGNLTYVIPPKVDASDGVDPTELNELCYQYRYDYRNRLVEKKLPGKGTASTWEEIVYNKLDQPIMTRDPNLRVQQKWLFTKYDVHGRVAYTGMVSSTSNRASLQTAANNATAQYESRQTSSPTLADEKVLYSNSAYPNTLAMEIHTVNYYDSYADTDGLSVPTTVLGQTKASNVKGLATVSKVRVLDPSATAGQADWITTITGYDVKGRPIYTASKNGYLNTTDIVETQLDFGGKVVRTRTSHTRGTNAALVTTDNFSYDHRGRLVKQEQTIGSHTETIVENYYDDLGRLAQKKVGGGSTGSPTALQEVDYRYNVRGWLKSINNGTAAGGDLWGMEIAYNDPTNFGGNENPKALFNGNISQVQWKTASPNNTGNLVSERYSFGYDALNRLTSARDNTIRYNMTALYDKNGNITELNRNGPTNPEATTFGAMDRLGYSYDAGNKLTKVLDIGNKTYGFKDGNTDGHDYWYDANGNMVRDLNKGIGTASVDGINYNHLNLPTSVVINNAQHNGTISYIYDATGVKLKKTVGSTTTEYAGNYIYENNALQFFGHPEGYVMPNTSSGYDHVYQHKDHLGNVRLAYTEDPSNPGIPTIIEENNYYPFGLEHKGYNNQINGVENNYMTYLGQEINKELGLNWLTFRYRNYMPEIGRFFGVDPISEEFFSISTYQFAHNNPIWKIELEGLEGQELFGLDFINIEPIKFKQSARTGNTIHVSKTTLTSNGEVSTAADNQNITTLTLGSNVKQEHVTDHSAVVISDNLESSGNNSATITSGFRDPKNQARVMFNNIKNKGVENQKSLYGAAGDQVIDVYSDGQDLNNALQELNDMFGGENSTALQLSSDDIKSAMTDKINEVGPGKVSKHSSDPNTLNVIDISPGSVANGKQFGKSLKADNRINKVITPPKDPAFHIEIPQN, encoded by the coding sequence ATGAAAAAATACCGACATCACACCATTATCCTAGTCTTCCATATATTGTGCCTTTCCGGCTTTGGACAGCCAACGTGTTTGAGCGTTCCACAAAACTTCGGGCATGCCGGGGGAAACAGGACGGTCTTCATTTCCGATCCCTCCTGCAAGGCATTATCCGCCTTTAGCAATGTGCCCGGATGGCTTACCGTAATCCGACAGAGCGGTAACATTCAGATTACCTGTCAGGCAAATACCGGCGGGGAAAGGAATGCCTCGATTACGTACCAGTCCAGCTCCGGGATGCAGTTCCTCTGGGTGAACCAAAATGCATACCCGGCCACACCGCCCATGCCCAGCATAACGCAGAACTGTGGGAATACGGTGCTGACCCGTGGCAACCCAACCAGTGGGGTCACCTGGTACTGGCAGGCCTCCTCGGGGGGGACAAGCATTTCGAATTCCTCTTCCAGCATCACCCGGACCAGTGGTAGCGTGTACTATTTAAGGCCCAGAAATTCAGCAGGGGAATGGGGCACGTCACGAACGGTAGGCTATAGCATCAATACGGTGCCCGGACAACCCTCGGCGCCCAGTGTGGCCAACAACTGTGGCGGCAGTGTGCTCACCCGGGGAAACCCACCCAGTGGGATTACCTGGTACTGGCAGATCGGTTCGCTGGGGACGAGCACATCGAATTCGAGTAGCTCGGTCCTGCGCAGCAGTGGCACCACCTATTACCTTAGGGCAAGGAACAACAGTTCGGGCTGTTGGGGCCCTGCCCGAACAGTAAGCTATAGCATAAAATCGGTACCTCCACGACCTTCTATGCCCAGTGTGGCCAACAACTGTGGCAGCAGTGTGCTCACCCGGGGCACCCCCCCAAGTGGCTCCACCTGGTACTGGCAAAGCAGTTCCCTTGGTACGAGCACATCGAATTCCAACGTTTCGGTAACGCGCAGCAGTGGAACGATATACTATCTAAGGGCAAGGGACAACGGTACGGGCTGTTGGAGCACGGCAAGACCGGTAAGTTATAGCATAAAGGCGCTACCCCCGCAACCCTCGGCACCCAGTGTGGCCAACAACTGTGGGAATACGGTGCTTACCCGGGGCGCCCCTCCCGGTGGGACCACCTGGTACTGGCAAAGCAATTCCCTTGGTACGAGCACATCGAATTCCAACGTTTCGGTAACGCGCAGCAGTGGAACGGTATACTATCTAAGGGCAAGGAACAACAGCACGGGCTGCTGGGGCACGGCACGCACGGTAAGCTATAGCATCAATACGGTGCCCGCGCAACCATCCGCGCCCAGTGTGGCCAACAACTGTGGCAACACTGTCCTCACCCGTGGCACCCCCCCAAGTGGGATTACCTGGTACTGGCAGGGCAGCGCCTCCGGGACCAGTACATCAAACTCCAACGTTTCGGTAACCCGCAGCAGCGGAACGGTATACTACCTAAGGGCCAGGAACAACGGTTCGGGCTGTTGGGGCACGGCACGAACGGTAAGCTATAGCATCAATGCGGTGCCCGCGCAACCCTCGGCGCCCAGTGTGGTCAACAACTGTGGAAGCACTGTGCTCACCCGGGGCACCCCCTCCAGCGGGACCACCTGGTACTGGCAGGACAGTGCCTCCGGGACCAGTACATCAAATTCCAACGTTTCGGTAACACGCAGCAGCGGAACGGTATACTACCTAAAGGCAAGGAACAACAGTACCGGCTGTTGGGGCACGGCACGTACCGTTGGGTATACGGTGAACCAGGCCACGGTCTGGTATGCCGATACCGATGGGGACGGGTTTGGTGATCCGTTGGTGAGTACCATCGATTGCACGCCCCCGGACCATGTGGCGAACAGTTCCGACCAATGCCCCGACTTTCCGGGGACGGCCAATGGATGTGGGTATATGGCCCCAACCATGGCCAATGCCAACTATATACATGTCCGCACCTATCACAGGGCCACTGCGGTTGGCACCGATCCGGTGAACAACAACGATGTGATCGAACGGTTGACCTATTATGATGGTTTGGGAAGGCCCATGCAGGACATGGGGCTCAAGGCCACCCCCAAAGGCAAGGACGTGGTAACGCATATGGAATATGACGATTACGGCCGTGTGGAAAGGGAATACCTCCCCTGTCCGGCGACGGGTACGGTGGGCCAACTGCATTCCACGGCAAAAAGCGACACCCATAGCTATTACAAGACCAACTATGGGGAGGACTTTCCGACCCTGAGCATACCCAATATCAATGCTTATGCCCAAAAGGAGTTTGAAAACTCCCCCTTAAACCGGGTGCTGAAACAGGCCGCCCCGGGACAGGATTGGAAGCTGGGCAATGGCCACGAAATTGGATTTGGATACCACGTGAACTCCCAATCCAATGATGGCGTACCCAAGTTTGAGGTCGTTTTTGCCGGAGGAAACCCAGAGGCCCCTACCTTACATAAATTATCCGGAGCATATGCCACCGGGGAACTTTACAAAAATGTGACCTATGATGAGAACCATACCTCCGGTACGGACCACAGTACCGAGGAATTTGTGGACAAGAACGGAAGGGTGATCCTAAAACGGACCTACAACAACGGCCCGCATGACACCTATTATGTGTATGATGACTACGGGAACCTGACCTATGTGATCCCCCCCAAGGTGGACGCTTCCGATGGGGTAGATCCCACGGAGCTCAACGAACTCTGTTACCAGTACAGGTACGATTACCGCAACCGTTTGGTGGAAAAGAAACTGCCCGGCAAGGGTACGGCAAGTACCTGGGAGGAGATTGTGTACAACAAACTGGACCAACCGATCATGACCCGCGATCCCAACTTAAGGGTACAGCAAAAATGGCTGTTTACCAAATACGATGTCCATGGCCGGGTGGCCTATACCGGAATGGTAAGTAGCACCAGTAATCGGGCCAGCCTGCAAACAGCGGCAAACAATGCTACTGCCCAGTACGAATCCCGCCAGACAAGCTCCCCTACCCTGGCAGACGAAAAGGTACTGTATTCCAATAGCGCCTACCCCAATACACTTGCTATGGAGATCCATACGGTAAACTATTACGATAGCTATGCGGATACCGATGGCCTTAGCGTACCCACAACGGTTCTGGGGCAAACCAAGGCCAGCAACGTAAAGGGCCTTGCCACGGTAAGCAAGGTACGGGTGCTGGACCCCTCGGCAACCGCAGGGCAGGCCGACTGGATCACGACCATCACCGGTTACGATGTCAAGGGCAGGCCCATCTATACCGCCAGCAAGAACGGGTACCTGAACACGACCGATATTGTGGAGACTCAACTGGACTTTGGGGGCAAGGTGGTACGGACCAGGACCTCCCATACCAGGGGGACCAATGCGGCCCTGGTCACCACGGATAATTTTAGCTATGACCATAGGGGCCGGTTGGTAAAGCAGGAGCAGACCATAGGCTCGCATACCGAGACCATCGTGGAGAACTACTACGATGACCTGGGCCGGTTGGCACAAAAAAAGGTGGGCGGTGGTTCGACAGGCTCACCAACCGCGCTACAGGAGGTGGACTATAGGTACAATGTAAGGGGATGGCTCAAGTCCATAAACAACGGAACCGCCGCGGGCGGTGACCTTTGGGGGATGGAGATTGCCTACAACGACCCTACCAATTTTGGGGGCAACGAGAACCCAAAGGCACTCTTTAACGGCAACATCTCGCAGGTTCAATGGAAGACGGCGAGCCCCAACAATACGGGCAACCTTGTCAGTGAACGATACTCGTTCGGTTATGATGCGCTGAACCGGCTTACCAGTGCCAGGGACAATACGATCCGTTATAATATGACCGCTCTGTATGATAAGAACGGTAACATTACCGAACTGAACAGAAATGGACCTACCAATCCCGAAGCGACCACCTTCGGTGCAATGGACAGGTTGGGTTATAGTTATGATGCCGGTAACAAGCTGACCAAGGTTTTGGACATTGGGAACAAAACCTATGGCTTTAAGGATGGCAACACCGATGGCCATGACTATTGGTACGATGCCAACGGCAATATGGTGCGTGACCTCAACAAGGGCATAGGGACCGCCAGTGTGGACGGGATAAACTATAATCACTTAAACCTTCCCACCAGTGTTGTGATCAATAATGCACAACATAACGGTACAATTTCCTATATTTATGATGCCACTGGGGTTAAACTAAAAAAGACTGTGGGAAGTACTACTACGGAATATGCTGGCAACTACATCTATGAGAATAATGCCCTACAGTTCTTTGGCCACCCAGAGGGCTATGTGATGCCCAATACCAGTAGTGGGTATGACCATGTCTACCAACATAAGGACCATTTGGGGAACGTTAGGTTGGCCTATACCGAAGACCCCAGTAACCCCGGTATACCTACAATTATTGAGGAGAACAATTATTATCCCTTCGGGCTTGAACATAAAGGGTACAATAACCAGATAAACGGAGTGGAGAACAACTACATGACCTATCTCGGACAAGAGATCAACAAGGAGCTTGGGCTTAACTGGCTGACCTTTCGTTACAGGAACTACATGCCAGAAATCGGAAGGTTTTTCGGGGTGGATCCCATCAGTGAAGAGTTTTTCTCAATATCGACCTATCAATTTGCACATAACAATCCTATATGGAAAATTGAATTGGAAGGATTGGAAGGACAAGAGTTGTTCGGACTTGATTTTATTAATATAGAACCAATTAAATTTAAACAATCAGCCAGAACAGGCAATACGATTCATGTTTCCAAGACTACGTTGACATCAAATGGAGAAGTCTCAACAGCTGCGGATAATCAAAATATTACAACATTGACATTGGGAAGTAATGTTAAACAGGAGCACGTTACAGACCATAGTGCGGTTGTGATAAGTGATAACCTTGAATCAAGTGGAAATAATAGTGCCACAATAACGAGCGGGTTTAGAGATCCGAAGAATCAAGCTAGGGTAATGTTCAATAATATAAAAAACAAAGGTGTGGAAAATCAGAAAAGTCTTTATGGGGCAGCTGGTGACCAAGTCATTGATGTGTATTCTGATGGACAAGACTTGAACAACGCACTTCAGGAACTAAATGATATGTTTGGTGGCGAAAACTCCACGGCACTCCAACTTTCGTCGGATGATATAAAATCAGCCATGACGGACAAAATCAATGAGGTTGGTCCTGGGAAAGTATCAAAACATTCTTCTGATCCAAATACATTGAATGTTATTGATATTAGTCCTGGAAGTGTCGCGAACGGCAAGCAATTTGGTAAAAGCCTGAAAGCTGATAACAGGATTAACAAAGTGATTACACCTCCAAAAGATCCAGCTTTCCACATAGAAATACCTCAAAATTAA